DNA sequence from the Alkaliphilus metalliredigens QYMF genome:
TTTGCTTCTAAGTCATTACACCCAGTGAAGGACTTGAAAAGTAGTGTTTGGAATCAACTAAATCTCAATACTAAATATTATAATACGCAGTTACATGTAGGGGCTTTTGCCTTACCTAGCTATGTTAAGGAGCAGATTGAAAATGGAAATGTTTAATCAATATCAATTTATTGGTTGTACTGAGACATTAGAAGAGGCTAAGATCGTCTTCTTTGGAGCCCCTTATGATGGCACAAGTTCATTTAGACCTGGATCAAGGTTTGCTGCTAGTCGGATAAGAATCGATTCTTATGGCTTAGAAACCTATAGTCCCTACCTAGAAAAAGATTTAGAGCAGTATCTAATTCATGACGCAGGTGATATAGAACTGGGATTTGGTAATCGCGATGTTGCTCTCAAGGAGATTAATGAGTTTGTTAAAGAGGTAGTTGCATCAAATAAAAAACCATTGATGATTGGTGGAGAGCATTTGGTGACACTTCCTGCAATACAAGCGGTTCATGAAAAGTATCAAGATTTAATTGTACTACACTTCGATGCACATGCAGATTTAAGAGCACATTACTTAGGTGAAAAATTATCTCATGCTACTGTAATGGGAAGGGTGTGGGACTTTTTAGGAGATGAGAGAATTTATCAGTTTGGAATTCGTTCTGGTACCCAAGAAGAGTTTAAATGGTCTGCAGAAGGACATACTTTCATGAATAAATTTGGTTATGAGTCCTTGGATGAGATTATTGATCAAGTGAAAAACAAACCTGTTTATGTAACAATTGATTTAGAT
Encoded proteins:
- the speB gene encoding agmatinase is translated as MEMFNQYQFIGCTETLEEAKIVFFGAPYDGTSSFRPGSRFAASRIRIDSYGLETYSPYLEKDLEQYLIHDAGDIELGFGNRDVALKEINEFVKEVVASNKKPLMIGGEHLVTLPAIQAVHEKYQDLIVLHFDAHADLRAHYLGEKLSHATVMGRVWDFLGDERIYQFGIRSGTQEEFKWSAEGHTFMNKFGYESLDEIIDQVKNKPVYVTIDLDVLDPSIFPGTGTPEPGGISFTDMMRIIKKLSILNIVGADIVELAPDYDPTGVSTAVASKVIREMLLIL